AGCAACTTTAGACGGCGATTTTGATGAAGCAAAAACTTTATTGTATTCTGCTGATACAGGCAATGTACAATTGTTTGATCTATACAAAATGCAATACGAGCGTTCATCGGGTGCTGATAAAAACAGTTACAAGAGTGCAGATATTATCGTAAATACATATAATGATCTGAACGATTCTACTGCCATTATTAACTACGCTAACTCATACAAAAAAACTCCGCTTGAGATCAAAGTAATAAAAAAGAGTGGTTTGTGGCAAGTGGATTTTAAACACACGATCGGCGAATAATTTTATAACAAAAACAAAATTTAGAAATGTACGTTCTTCATCCATGGCACGGCGCATCTTACGGTAAAAAAGTGCCTGAAGTTGTAAATGGTTTAATTGAAATTCCGCAAGGTTCCCGGGCGAAATACGAAATTGATAAAACAACCGGCTTATTAAAATTAGACCGTGTGGTGTATTCTTCTTTCCACTATCCTATTAATTATGGATTTATTCCGCAAACTTTGGGTTTGGATGGAGATCCATTGGACATTTTGGTCATGTGCTCTGAAAGTATTCAGCCCTTATGTATGGTAGAAGCCACAGTTATTGGAAACATGCAGATGATCGATAATGGCGAAGAAGATGATAAAATAATTGCGGTAGCCACCAAAGATCCAACTGTAAATCATATCACAGATATCGATGAGTTACCGAAGCACTTCATTGCCGTTTTGAAAAATTATTTTGAGCAATACAAAGTGCTGGAAAATAAAGTAGTGGAGATTGATGATTTTCAAAATAAGCAATATGCCTATAATATTATTGAAGATGCGATCAAACTGTATCAAAAAACTTTTCCGGCTAAATAATGGCTGTTAAAAAAGTAAATATGGATATACAAACTGTACTGACAATAATTCTTGTTGGCTTAGCTGCGGGAATGTTAAGCGGCTTTGTAGGTGTGGGAGGAGGATTGATCATTGTGCCTGCATTAGTTTTATTCTTAGGCTTTTCTCAACACAATGCGCAGGGAACATCCCTGGGGCTACTTTTATTACCTGCCGGCATTTTAGCTGTACTGCAATATTACCGGCATGGCGATATTGACTTTAAGGTTGTTGGCTTATTAGCAATAGGTTTTGTAGCTGGTGGTTATTATGGAAGTAAGCTGGCATTGAGCCTTCCCCAGGATACGATAAAAAAAATATTTGCCGTGTTCATGATCCTGGTAGCTATTAAAATGTTATTCATCGATAAAAAGATATCAGAAAAGGCAAATCAAAAAAATGAACAACAACTGAAAAAATAAATTGCGTTATGAAAAATCGATTGGCAATATTGGTCGTTTTATTTGTTGCATTGCTTTCGCAATCAGTAGCAGCTGAAAATACAATCGATACAGTTTATACGGGGATTTATGTTACCAGCATTCATGACATAGATTTTAAACAACAGGAATATGCAATGGATCTGTGGTTGTGGCTACAGTATAAAAACAAAGATTTTGATTTTGAAAAAAACCTGGAGATACCACAAGCAAAAAGCTTTACCAAATCTTATTCTACAACTGACACCTCCGGCGGGCAGGTATTTCTTTTAATGAAGATACAGTGTGTGATGAAAGACTCATGGAAGATCAATAACTTTCCTTTTGATCAGCAAAACCTTCGTTTTTTTATCGAAAATGCAGAGTTTGACTCAAGGCAACTTGTATTTGCTGCCGATACTGCCGGACAGCATTTTGATCCTAAGTTTACACTAAAAGACTGGGATATTGACAGCTTTAAAATAAACATTGGCACAAAAGCTTATGAAACTGATTTTGGTGATGCTACCTTATCAACTCCTCATTCGGAATATAGTAGCTTTAAAGTCAAGATCGAATTAAAACGTGATGCGATGGGATTATTCTGGAAAATATTTCTAGGCATGTACGTAGCATTCCTCATCTCTTACATCTGCTTTTATATTCATGCTGATCATATCGACTCCCGTTTTGGACTAAGCGTAGGTGCCTTATTTGCAGTTATTGGTAATAAATATATTATTGATTCATCTCTACCAGATACTACTACATTTACACTGGTGGATACTTTACATGGCTTGACCTTGTTCTTTATTTTTGCTACAGTTACCTGCTCCGTATTTTCATTACAAATGGCAAAGAAGAATAAGATCAAAGAGGCAAATCGATTTGATAAGGTAATGGCAATCGTATTTCTAGTCACTTATATTGCGCTGAATGCTTACTTTATTTACAATGCGCATTTGTCAGCATAATAATTATTGAGCATCGTCAATAAAGCCCCAATCTGTTTGTAAGCTTTTTAATCTTTCAGGAGACAATTGTAGCTCATTATAATGTCCTGCATTTTGCTTTTGTCGAAAAGCTTCATAAACAGTAACAGCGCATGCCACAGAAATATTCAACGATTTTATTATACCAACCTGAGGAATGATAAAATTACCATCGCACATAGCTAATAATTCATCGCTTACTCCACTATGTTCATTACCAAATATTAAGGCAACAGGTTCCGTCAAATTCAATTCATGTAAAGAAACAGCGTCACTGCTTAAATGCGTTGCATAAATTTTTTTATAGTTTTTACGCAATTGTACAAAGCATTCATTGGCATCCGTAAACTGGTGAATGGTTAACCATTTGGCTGCACTGGAAGAACTTTTTGCTCCCCATTTTTTATGCGGTGGTATTTTATTGTTGAGTATATAAATATCCTGTATTCCTACTGCATCACAGGTACGCATAACCGCAGAAATATTATGCGGATCGAAAACATTTTCCAGCACAACGGTTAAACCGGGTTGGCGCTTGTTTAATACTGAGGTAAGGCGATCGTTACGTTCAGGAGTCATTATTTATGGCGTTCTTTTAATATAGCAATAATATCTTCCAGCTTAAATCCTTTTGCCTGCAACAATATTAAATAATGAAACAATAAGTCTGCTGCCTCATTCTTAAATAATTCATCGTTATTATCCTTTGCTTCAATTACTAACTCTACTGCTTCTTCTCCTACTTTTTGCGCCAACTTATTAATTCCTTTTGCAAATAATGATGCAGTGTATGATTTTTCTGTCGGATTATTTTTTCTATCGCTGATAATATTTTCTAATTGAGATAAGAAATCATTGGAAACATTTTTTTCATCCCAGCAGGTATCAGCGCCGGTATGACAAACAGGTCCAACAGGTTCAGCTTTTATTAATAAGGTATCATTATCACAATCCACTTTAATGTCTTTCAACAATAAAAAATTCCCACTCTCTTCACCTTTTGTCCACAAACGGTTTTTACTGCGACTAAAGAAAGTTACCTTGTTCAATTCTTTGGTCTTTGTCAAAGCTTCTTCATTCATGAAGCCCAGCATTAATACTTTATTAGTAACGGCATCCTGCACAATTGCAGGAACCAAACCATCGGTATATTTTGCAAAATCTATTTTCATTATTATAATTATTTTGTAACGATCATTTGTACTCTATTCATCCTTAGTTGTGTCACTCATTTCATCTATTTGATCATTATTCGTCTTATTTTTTAATAGTTGAATCAACTCTTCCTGTTTATTTAGCATTTGCTCATGCCGGTTTTCTCTACGAGCTCTGCTTTTATCATTAACAGATTTAAAAATATAAATAGCAATTGCAAGCCCCAATAAAATTAAAATCATACCCGAACATTTACATCATTTACCGATAAATATTCTTTCAATTCAGGAATACCAATTTCTTTATAATGAAAGATGCTTGCTGCTAAAGCCGCATCAGCATTGGCATTTTCAAACACTTCTTTAAAATGCTCCATTTTCCCGGCTCCTCCGCTTGCTATTACCGGAACAGAAAGCATATTCGATAAGATACCTGTTATATCCAATGCAAAGCCACCTTTTGTTCCATCATTATTCATTGATGTAAGCAATATTTCTCCTGCGCCTAATTCAACTGCTTGCTTTGCCCAGTCAATAGCTTTGGTTTCTGTTTTTGTTCTTCCACCATTTAAGTAAACATACCATTCGCCGTCCTCTTCTTTTTTTGTATCAATTGCCAAAACCACACATTGACTACCAAATGCTTTGCTCAGATCGTTTATTAACTGTGGATTTTTATAGGCTGATGTATTTACTGAAACCTTGTCTGCTCCATTTTTCAATAACACTGAAACGTCTTCTACTGTTGATATTCCACCACCCACTGTAAACGGAATATTTATGGCAGCAGCTACCCGTTTAACTAATTCAACTAACGTTTTACGTTTTTCAACAGTAGCAGTAATATCTAAAAACACTAATTCATCTGCACCTTGCTGCGAGTATAGCATTGCCAGTTCAACAGGATCTCCTGCATCACGAATATCAACAAAGTTTACACCCTTAACGGTTCTTCCTTCTTTAATATCCAAACATGGTATGATTCTCTTTGTTAACACCTTTGTTTAATTAATAATTAAGAATTTTTTCAAGCCGTTGAGCTGTTACAATTATGGACAAACTTTCCACCTTAAACAATTATCAATTTTTAATTGTTAATTGTTCCAACGTAATTCTCCCTTCATAAATAGCTTTCCCGATAATCGCTCCGCTACAACCAATTTCTTTTAATTGAATAACGTCTTCCATTTTACTAACTCCACCACTTGCGATCAAACTCACTTCAGGATGTTGTTCCATTATTTTTTCATAAAGCTCAATCGATGGACCTTGCAATACGCCATCTTTAGAAATATCCGTACAAAAAATATTGTTTACTCCTAACGCGATCATCTTCCCGATAAAACTGAAAATATCAATCCCTCCATCTTCCAACCAACCGCTGATCTTTATTTTTTCATCCAATACATCGGCACCAATTAAAAATTTATCCGCACCAAACTCCAGCAACCACTCTTCCAATACTTGTGGTTGCTTTACTGCTAAGCTACCAATTGTAACGATCGCCGCTCCTGCATTAATAATATTTCCTACATCAGTAATGGTCTTTACACCTCCGCCAAAATCGATGATCAATTTTGTTTGTTTAACAATTGCTTCCAGCACGTTTAGGTTTACGATCTTTCCGGCTTTTGCTCCATCTAAGTCCACTACATGCAGTCGCTTTATTCCTGCATCTTCAAATTGTTTTGCTACTTCAACAGGATTATCATTATACACTTTCTGTTGTGCGTAATCGCCTTTTGTAAGACGAACACATTTACCATTGATTATATCTATTGCCGGAATGATTTCCATTATTTATTTTTTTGCCGGGAAGGCGGGAAGATGAAAAACGACTTACCGTCTTTCCGGCTATTTAATATTTATAAAATTCTTTAAAATTGTTTCGCCAATCGTTCCTGATTTTTCAGGATGGAATTGTACCGCATAGAAATTATCTTTCTGCAATGCAGAACTGTAGGGCAAAACATAATTAGTTGTCGCTACAGTTTCCTTACACAGTGCTGCATAATAGCTATGAACAAAATAAACATACGCATCATTGGGCAAGTTTGCAAACAATGGCGATTTGTAATCATAGATATTATTCCATCCGATCTGTGGCACTTTAACGTCCTTTGAAGGAAACAATTTTACGACAGTGTCAAATATTCCTAAACATCTCGTATCTCCTTCTTCGGAATGATTGCATAATAATTGTAATCCGAGGCAAATACCCAACACCGGCTGCTTTAACGAAACAATGAGTCTATCTAACTCACGCTCTTTTAAATATTGCATAGCCGCATTCGCATGTCCAACACCGGGAAAGATAACTTTATCTGCTTTTATTATTTCATCAGCATTGTCTGTCACAATTGCGTTTACACCTAACCGTTGCAAAGCGTATAACACGCTTTGCACATTGCCTGCATTGTATTTTATAATTGCGATACTCACAGCACTCCTTTTGTTGAGGGTAATGAATTATTATTAATATCTCTTTTAACTGCCATTTTAATTGCCTTTGCAAACGCTTTGAAAATAGCTTCTATTTTATGATGCTCATTATCACCTTCGGCTTTGATATTGAGATTTGCTTTTGCTGCATCACTGAATGATTTAAAGAAATGGAAGAACATCTCTGTCGGCATTTCTCCAATCTTTTCTCTTTTAAATTCAGCTTCCCAAACGATCCAGTTTCTTCCACCGAAATCAATAGCAACTTGTGCCAAGCAATCATCCATTGGCAATAAAAAGCCATATCGTTCTATGCCTTTCTTATTACCTAATGCTTTTAAAAATGCTTCGCCTAAAGCAATCCCTATGTCTTCTATCGTGTGGTGTTCATCAATATGCAGATCTCCTTTACATTCAACATTCAAATCAATACTTCCATGACGGGCAATTTGATCCAGCATGTGATCAAAAAATGCTAACCCCGTTTTTATATCAGCTTTTCCTGTTCCATCTAAATTTAGCTCAATATCGATCTTTGTTTCATTGGTATTTCTTGTATGCTTTACTATTCGCGGGGGTAATTTTAAAAATTCATAGATATCCTTCCAGTTGGGTGTTTCCAACGCTACAGTATCTTTTCGAAGTGTTTCTATAGCATCTTTAATTTCTTTTGCTCCCAATGAAACATCATTACTTAACCAAATGGCTTTACAACCTAAATTCTTTGCCAATTGAACATCGGTTATTCTATCGCCAATAACAAAAGAATTCGCAAGATCGTATTCAGGATTGTTGATGAATTTAGTTAACATTGCTGTACCCGGCTTACGCGTAGGTGCATTATCTTTTGCAAAAGTTCTATCAATAAATACATCATCAAACTGTATCCCTTCGTTTGATAAGCTATTGAGAATAAAATTTTGAACCGGCAAAAAGGTTTCTTCCGGAAAAGATGCAGTTCCTAATCCATCCTGGTTGCTTACCATCACCAGCTTAAAATCCAGTTCTACAGCTATTCTTGATAAATAACTGAATACACCCGGATAAAAAACAAGTTTATCAAATGAATCTATTTGATAAGTTGGCGGTGCTTCTTTTATTAAAACACCATCTCTGTCTATAAACAATATCTTCTTACTCATATTTATTCAATAAGTTTAGTAATTGTTTGTTTTCTTCCGGCGTGCCGATGGTGATGCGCAAACAATTTTCACACATTATTTCTTTACTTCTGTTACGAACGATAACACCATTGCCTGCCAGGTAATCATATAACTTATCGGCATCATCTACTTTCATTAAAAAGAAATTAGCATCGCTTGGATAAATAGTTTGTACAAAAGAGAAGTTTAATAATTCTTTTGCAAGATCTTCTCTCTCTGCTACAACTTCTTTGATCCAATCGTTCACCACTCCAGTATTTACTAAAGCATCCAATGCCAGCATCTGCGAAGCTTTGTTCACATTATACGGCGGCTTTACTTTATTAAACACATCTATTATATCCAACGATGCGTAAGCAAGTCCCAATCGTAAAGCCGCTAATCCCCAGGCTTTCGATAAAGTTTGCATTACAATTAAATTAGAGTATTCTGTCAGCTCCTGTATAAAAGATTTTTGCGACGAATAGTTAATGTATGCTTCATCAATGATAATGATACCCGGAAAATTATTTAACAGTAGTTCTACATCACTTCTATTCATATTATTTCCTGTGGGATTATTAGGAGAACACACAAAAAGAAGTTTTGTATTTTCATCTACTGCATTTAAAATACCTTCTACATCTAACTGAAAATTGGGCAATAGATTTACTTTTTTAATGGCTACATCATTAATATTAGCGCTTACTTCATACATTCCATATGTAGGCGGACAAACGATCACATTATCCTTTGCAGGGTTGCAAAAAATACGATATGCAAGGTCAATTACTTCATCACTCCCGTTACCAATAAAAATATTTTCAGCAGGAACACCCTTTATCTTAGCCAACTGAAATTTCAACTGCCATTGCAATGGATCAGGATAACGATTAAATGCATCTACTAGCGGTGAGCCGTAAGCATTTTCATTCGCATCCAAAAAAACAGAAGCCTCACCGGTAAACTCGTGTCTTGCCGATGAATAAGGCTTCAGCTTTTTTATATTATCTCTTATTAAATTTTCCAATTCAAATTTCATCTTACAAATTTTTTAACCTGATACTTACTGCGTTCTTATGAGCATCTAATCCTTCTGCAGCAGCCATTGCTTCTACAGCGCTTCCGATATTTTTAATTCCTTCTTTATTTAATTGTTGAAAGGTTATCTTCTTTACAAAACTATCTAACGATACGCCGCTGTATGCCTTTGCATAGCCATTAGTCGGCAATGTGTGATTGGTGCCAGATGCATAATCCCCCACACTCTCAGGAGAATAATGTCCCAAGAAAACACTTCCTGCATTTACCACGAGTTCTGATAATTTCTTAGCATTATCACTGGCAATTATTAAATGCTCTGCTGCATATTCATTCAAAAGATCAAAAGCTGTATCCGCATTTTCCATCACAACAAAACGACTATTTGCCAACGATTTTTCTGCAATCTCTTTTCGGGATAATAACGATAACTGTATTTTGATCTCTTTTTTTACTTTATCAATTATTGTTTGTGAATTAGCCACCAACAAAACCTGGCTATCTACACCATGTTCTGCCTGGCTTAACAGATCGGCCGCCACAAAAGCTGCTTCAGAAGTTTCATCAGCATATACTGCTACTTCACTTGGGCCCGCCGGCATGTCGATCGCAATACCATCTTTATTTATTAATTGCTTAGCGCAGGTTACATATTGATTACCCGGGCCAAAAATTTTGTATACCTGCGATACAGTTTTCGTTCCGTAAGCCATTGCCGCAATTGCCTGCACGCCACCGACCTTATAAATATTTTTTAATCCTATCAATTGCGCTACATATAATATTACAGGATTTACTTTGCCTTTTTTATCTGAAGGAGTACAAACTACGATCTCGCTACAACCCGCTATAGTAGCAGGTATTCCTAGCATCAACAATGTAGAAAATAAAGGCGCTGTGCCTCCCGGAATATACAATCCAACTTTTTGAATAGCAACCGGTTTACGCCAACATAAAACATGCTTAGTAGTTTGAATTTGCCTTACTGCCTCCTTTTGACTTTCGTGAAAAACCGTAATATTCTTCTTGGCTAATTCGATTGCTTCTTTTAATTCGTCACTAACTAAACCAATTGCTTCATTAATTTCTGCTTCAGTTACTTTTAAATCACTCAATTCAACGCCATCAAATTTTGTTGTGTACTTTTTTATTGCAGCATCGCCATGCTGCTTCACATCTTCCAATATAGCAGCAACAGTTGCTTCCAACGATTTATTATCGATCGTTGGTCGCTTTAAAATTTCGTTCCATTGCGCTTGAGATGGATTTATAAAAACATTATTCATTAGACTATCATTTTTTCAATCGGCATTACAATAATACCTTCCGCATCAAATTGTTTTAGTTTTTCAATTACTTCCCAAAAATCATTTTCATTCACTACGCTTTGCACACTGCTCCAGCCTTCTTCTGCCAAAGGCACTACAGTCGGGCTTTTCATGCCGGGCAACAACGAAAAAATATTTTTCAATTGTTTGTTCGGCGCGTTCAACATAATGTACTTATTATTCTTTGCCGTTTTAACAGAGTTAATACGTAACAATAATTTTTCCAGTATTGCTTTCTTTTCTGCAGATAAATTTTTATTAGCAGTTAATACGGCTTCTGATTTTAAAATAACTTCTACTTCTTTCAACCCATTGGTGAAAAGAGTGCTGCCGCTACTAACTAAATCACAAATGGCATCTGCCAAACCAATGCTTGGCGCTATTTCTACAGATCCACTGATCTCATGCACTTCCGCATTTACTTTATTATCGGCTAAATATTTTTGCAACAACACGGAATAACTTGTAGCGATCTTCAATCCATCCAGGTCTTTTACAGAATTATACTCAATAGATTTTGGAACAGCAATACTTAAGCGACACTTTCCAAATCCTAAGCGATAAACCAAATCAATATCCTTCGCTTTTTCAAGTAAAACATTTTCACCAACAATTCCTATATCTGCCACATTATCATAAACGTATTGCGGAATATCATCATCACGCAAAAAATAAACTTCTATAGGAAAATTAAAGGCAACCGCTTTTAATTGTTTGTTGCCATTGTTCAACTCAATTCCACATTCTTTTAAAAGCTTGATGGAATCTTCGTACAGTCTTCCTGATTTTTGAATTGCAATTTTCAGCATTTTATAATTATTATGTTATCGACTTTTATAATCCTGTTAAACATTCTTGTGTCACTCACTTATGCTTTTTCAGCCTTTATTCAGCTAAAAAACAAAGGGCTCACCTTAGTAAGCCCTTTGCAAGTTATGTTCAGCACATACAAATCAAAATAGCTTACCCGTTGGCAAGTGTATGATGATGGTGTGTATGTGTATTTTGTATCATTTGCGATGCAAAGAAAATACGAAGATTTTATTTTTCCAAATAAAATTTAATGCTCCTGTCCATTAAAGTGAAATATCCTGAAGACCTAAGCCTGGTAAGGAATTGTATAAAATACTGCCATTATCAAAATTTATACCTTCTCCCATATTTTCTGACAATAGTAAAGTTCCATCCATATCAACATAATCTAATAAAGGTGCTAATTGTGCAATAGCTGCAGTCCCAACAGCCGTTTCATTCATACAGCCGACCATTACTTTTAAACCTAATTCTCGTGCTTTTGTGATCATTCTTCGTGCAGGTGTTATGCCGCTACATTTTGTAAGCTTAATATTAATACCATGAAAATGATTTACACATTTCTCCACATCAGCTTCTATAACACAAGATTCATCTGCAATAACCGGCAATGCAGACTCTTTGAATAAAATCTTCATCCCTTGCCAATCATCTTTTGCCAAGGGTTGTTCTACAAACTCAACTCCCAACGCTTTTAATTGAGGTATTTTATTCAATGCCTGTTCCAATGTCCATGCTGCATTGGCATCAACCCTAAAAATCGCATTAGTGTGTTTTCTTAATTCAGCTACTGTTTCAATATCATTTTCAAAACCTACTTTTATTTTATAGATCGGCCAAGGTTTTTCTTTTATCTTTTCAACCATCTTTTCTATTGTATCAATGCCAATCGTATAATCTGTAAGTGGTGCTTTTGAGATATCTAAATTCCACAACTCATGCAATTGCTTTCTTTTCAGTTTCCCATATAGATCCCATCCTGCCATATCCAACGCACACACCAAAAAATTATTAGCAGGATATAAATGATGCAGGTAATGCCAATAACGTTCAGGGTCAGTAAAGGAAAATTTTTCTACAAATTGTTTTTTTCGTTCCAGGTCTTCTATCATCTTTTCTACAGTGATATTATAATAGTTGATCGCCGGCGCTTCGCCATACCCCTTGACACCAAAGTGTTTCAGCGCTACTATTAAGGTAGGTTGATGAGTTTTAGTGCCTTTTGAGATAGTAAAAGGATATTTAAATGGAAGATTAAATTGTTGGTATGAAACTTTCATATACTAAAGGGATAAAATTAGTTCTTTCTTTTCACGCAAAAACGCAAAGTAAATAAGCCGCTAAGAAAGTTTATTTTGCATGCCCATATTTACTGACGCAACCTGTAATCCTCGTGTTGTGTCTTTGATATGATTTCGTATCACATAAATTAATTATTATGGCAAAGAAAATATTCAAATGGGTCGGTATTGTTCTATTGGTATTGATCGGTACTGCATTTGCAGCTCCTTTCCTGTTTAAAGGAAAAATTATTGAGATCGTTAAAAAACAGATCAACGAAAACGTAAATGCAAAAGTTGATTTTAAAGATGTGGACATTTCGTTTTTCAGGCATTTCCCAAAAGTGGCTGTTGGCTTGGATGAATTAAGTGTTGTGGGCAATGATGTATTTGCAAAAGACACTTTATTTGCTGCTCAACGAATTGATGCTGCTTTAAATATCATGAGCGTTATCAGCGGAAAAGACATGACCATTTATTCCATTGATGTTGAATCTCCAAGAGTACATGCCATTGTTGATAAGAGCGGCGCAGTTAATTGGGATATTTCTAAGAAAGATACCACAAAAACGACAGACACGTCCAACTCAAAGCCTTTTAAAATGGCGTTACAACATTATGCTATCAAAAATGCTTACATCAGTTATGTGGATTCAGAATCAAATATGAGTACTGAAATTTTTGGATTGAATCATGAAGGCAAAGGAGATTTTACTTCCGATCTTTTTACACTACAAACAACCACCACTGCAGATGTCGTAAATTATTCTTATCATGGAATACCGTTTGTTTCCAATGCAAAAGCTACTGCAGATGCGGATATACAAGTGGATAACAAAACAAATACTTATTCCTTCAAGACAGATAAGATTTCGTTCAACGATTTAAATCTTAGCAGTGAAGGATATGTAAAATCTTTGACTGATACAGGTTATGCAATGGACATAAAATTTAAAACGCCTACTACTTCTTTTAAACAATTATTATCCTTAATTCCATCTATTTATAAAAATGATTTTGATAAAATAAAAACAGATGGCTCTGCTGTTTTTGATGGATATGTAAAAGGCACTTACAGCGCAACAAGCTTACCGGGATATTTTGTAGATATGCAGGTAAACAATGGATTTTTTCAATATCCTGATCTGCCGATGCCTGTGAAAAACATTACTGTAAAAGCACAATTAAGCAATCCTGACGGACAAACAGATAATACCGTTGTGGATATTCAACAAGGGCATATTGAAATGGCAAATGATCCGTTTGATTTTCGATTATTACTGAAAAAGCCCATCAGCAATATGTTTGTAGATGCTGCAGCAAAAGGCAAGCTCGATCTATCAAAAGTAACTCAGTTTGTAAAATTGGAACAAGGCACAAAATTGAGCGGCTTGATCAATGCGGATGTAAATGTAAAAGGAAACGTGAATGATATTGAACAACAGCATTACGACAAGTTTAGCGCCGGAGGATCTGTTAACATCAATAATCTGTTTTATGCTTCAAAAGATTATCCGCAAGGTGTAAGGGTTAATAACCTGCAAAGCAGCTTTACTCCTGCTAAGGTTGATATTGCCAACTTAAGTATGCAATTTTTAAAATCGAATATTACGGGTAGCGGACAGATCAACAACCTGTTACCATACATGCTCAAAAGCAAACCATTAAATGCTGCGTTATCTGTAAGCGCTGACTATATTAATTTAAATGACTGGATGGGATTGGCTGCTGATACCAGTTCTGCTAAAACTGCTACTACTCCTGTTACGGTATTCCCCGTACCGGGAAACCTGGATATCTTGTTAGATGCAAAAGCAGGTAAAGTTCATTATGACAACCTGGATATTCAAAACTTGTCAGGCAATGTAAAGATCAAAGATGAAACGGTAAGTATCAACAATGTAAAAGGCGATGCATTGGATGGAACAATTGGCATCACAGGTTCTTATTCAACCAAAGAAAGTAAAACAAAACCTGCTATTTCTTTCAGCTATAATGTTACA
The Ferruginibacter albus DNA segment above includes these coding regions:
- a CDS encoding AsmA-like C-terminal region-containing protein is translated as MAKKIFKWVGIVLLVLIGTAFAAPFLFKGKIIEIVKKQINENVNAKVDFKDVDISFFRHFPKVAVGLDELSVVGNDVFAKDTLFAAQRIDAALNIMSVISGKDMTIYSIDVESPRVHAIVDKSGAVNWDISKKDTTKTTDTSNSKPFKMALQHYAIKNAYISYVDSESNMSTEIFGLNHEGKGDFTSDLFTLQTTTTADVVNYSYHGIPFVSNAKATADADIQVDNKTNTYSFKTDKISFNDLNLSSEGYVKSLTDTGYAMDIKFKTPTTSFKQLLSLIPSIYKNDFDKIKTDGSAVFDGYVKGTYSATSLPGYFVDMQVNNGFFQYPDLPMPVKNITVKAQLSNPDGQTDNTVVDIQQGHIEMANDPFDFRLLLKKPISNMFVDAAAKGKLDLSKVTQFVKLEQGTKLSGLINADVNVKGNVNDIEQQHYDKFSAGGSVNINNLFYASKDYPQGVRVNNLQSSFTPAKVDIANLSMQFLKSNITGSGQINNLLPYMLKSKPLNAALSVSADYINLNDWMGLAADTSSAKTATTPVTVFPVPGNLDILLDAKAGKVHYDNLDIQNLSGNVKIKDETVSINNVKGDALDGTIGITGSYSTKESKTKPAISFSYNVTDVDIQKTFYAFNTVQKLMPIGKFLAGKFNSQLAINGSLGDNMMPDLSSLTGNGNVLLLQGVLSKFAPLDKIASTLNVPSLQQVSLKDIKTYFEFANGKILVKPFTVKIGDVSMDIGGTQGIDQSLDYIINMKLPRTLLGTQGNQLINNLTSQLNNKGVPVSVGETVNLALNLGGFMNAPSVKTNLKQGAESMADQLKQQATDFAKAKVDSVKTSVKNAVKDTVASIKNQAINSAKDELAKKVLGKSDTTNTSKPTDIKESAKGLLNNIFKKKN